One Anoplopoma fimbria isolate UVic2021 breed Golden Eagle Sablefish chromosome 2, Afim_UVic_2022, whole genome shotgun sequence DNA window includes the following coding sequences:
- the cmtm3 gene encoding CKLF-like MARVEL transmembrane domain-containing protein 3 — translation MGDIEAPDSNRPRQNVLLSVLPSKEFASSRKGMLLIAEVALSFVSFVCFAASTAAAFVTVPLLEFLAALFLLFAYSTKFNERFKGFLWPLMDFMRCVSASIIFFIISIISVSKYVDGSAKAAGIFGFIATIVFALDFYFIFNELATFLKQGGGETNEEPSRNQDEFSDSDSD, via the exons atgGGGGACATCGAGGCTCCCGACTCGAATCGGCCGCGCCAGAATGTCCTGCTCTCTGTTCTCCCGAGCAAAGAGTTCGCCTCTTCAAGGAAAGGAATGCTGCTTATTGCTGAAGTG GCGCTGTCCTTTGTGTCATTTGTGTGTTTCGCggcatcaacagcagcagcctttgTGACAGTTCCTCTGCTGGAGTTCCTAGCTGCTCTCTTCTTGTTGTTCGCTTACTCGACCAAATTCAATGAGAGGTTTAAAGGCTTCCTTTGGCCTCTTATG GATTTTATGAGATGTGTCTCTGCCTCCATTATCTTCTTCATTATCTCGATAATTTCAGTATCCAAATATGTGGACGGTTCCGCGAAGGCTGCTGGG ataTTTGGGTTCATTGCCACCATCGTTTTTGCTTTAGATTTCTACTTCATTTTCAATGAGCTGGCCACTTTCCTAAAGCAAGGAGGAGGGGAGACCAATGAGGAGCCATCAAGAAACCAag atgagTTTTCAGACTCTGATTCGGACTGA
- the cmtm4 gene encoding CKLF-like MARVEL transmembrane domain-containing protein 4, with protein sequence MRTTEETEGFDGEASNTSMISGASSPYQPTTEPVHSRNVLGGIRCDTEYLKSYFGILKMVEVVLALIGFICIETIMMCSPCGGVYFFEFVSCSAVVVTGVLLLIFSLNLHTKVPHVNWSLTDLVNTAASTFFFFLSSLVLACINHNTGAEIAAVIFGFLVTGVYGINTFLAVRRWRRGNGCQGAAQTSEYMRARTASRGEMEARPELA encoded by the exons atgaggACCACCGAGGAGACGGAGGGCTTTGACGGCGAGGCCTCCAACACTTCCATGATCTCCGGGGCCAGCAGTCCGTATCAGCCCACCACCGAGCCCGTGCATTCGCGGAACGTGTTGGGGGGGATAAGGTGCGACACGGAGTACCTGAAGTCGTACTTTGGGATTTTAAAGATGGTTGAAGTG GTCCTAGCACTCATCGGATTCATCTGCATAGAGactatcatgatgtgttctCCCTGTGGAGGAGTCTACTTCTTTGAGTTCGTCAGCTGCAGTGCTGTCGTGGTGACGggagtcctcctcctcatcttcagcCTCAACCTGCACACCAAGGTGCCCCACGTCAACTGGAGCCTCACG GACCTGGTCAACACGGCTGCCAgcaccttctttttcttcttgtcgTCTCTTGTGTTGGCCTGCATCAACCATAACACTGGAGCTGAAATAGCAGCAGTG ATCTTTGGCTTCCTGGTCACAGGTGTGTATGGAATAAACACCTTCCTGGCGGTACGGAGGTGGCGCCGTGGCAACGGGTGTCAGGGGGCAGCTCAGACCAGCGAGTACATGCGAGCACGCACAGCATCTCGTGGAGAAATGGAGGCAAGACCTGAGCTTGCGTGA